One stretch of Fictibacillus sp. b24 DNA includes these proteins:
- the hypF gene encoding carbamoyltransferase HypF, which produces MLKALSIKISGRIQGVGFRPFVYSLAKKYELKGTVKNNKSSVIIHVEGHSKNISKMVKDLRLSPPRLSKIIEMQIEQTASKGYKEFYIEPSQQDGHAVPLVSSDAAICTQCLEEMFDPLNRRYQHPFINCTQCGPRYSIITNQPYDRPNTTMKNFIMCSDCQKEYEDPSNRRHHAQPICCPECGPDLYLLSHTGELLERNKKALEIAAEKLKQGKIVAVKGIGGYHLACDAFQERAVSQIRQTKNRPERPLAVMAKSIETVKRFCYVSTEEEQVLTSAEMPIVVLKRIKDTRMPANISPGLSTLGIMLPYSPLHHLLFKESGLDCLVMTSANLSGMPILYKDDNLHQIQGMCDFILSHNRKIYLPIDDSVVRLDGQHFQFLRRARGYTPELFPTSRNVEGIIALGANQKNTFAIGTNKTVIMSPHIGELDNEEMNNFYEEKLTHFKDWFQIEEKYIAIDKHPAFATAAVASRLNKEIIRVQHHHAHHVSCMEENHIDQPCIGIILDGTGFGDDSHIWGFECLYGNAYVVERLGHLSYTPLPGGEKAIKEPWRNAVGMILYHWPHEGKYLANQLFPDKTKEINIIESMIKNGLNVPLAGTCGRLYDAVSAILGICLHSTYEGEAAIKLSDYMEDIDDGINSGTYPYNLKKEESLVEIDFTMALYQIIQEKLQNEPNEKIITKFHNTIIRCCVEMVQRSVNDRPELNKSVVLSGGSFQNNYLLREMKRLLMENGFNVYTHKNVPCHDGGISFGQLVIAAAKINQKST; this is translated from the coding sequence ATGCTCAAAGCCCTGAGCATTAAGATCAGCGGAAGGATTCAAGGAGTTGGTTTTCGTCCCTTTGTGTATTCGTTAGCAAAAAAATATGAACTAAAAGGAACCGTAAAAAATAATAAAAGTAGTGTAATTATACATGTAGAGGGTCATAGCAAAAACATCTCAAAGATGGTAAAAGATTTAAGACTAAGTCCTCCTCGGCTATCCAAAATCATAGAGATGCAAATTGAGCAGACTGCTTCAAAAGGGTATAAAGAATTTTATATCGAGCCAAGTCAACAAGATGGTCATGCTGTTCCTTTAGTATCATCCGATGCAGCGATTTGCACACAGTGTTTAGAAGAGATGTTTGATCCTCTAAATCGCCGTTACCAACATCCTTTTATTAATTGTACACAGTGTGGTCCTCGCTACTCAATCATTACAAATCAGCCTTATGACCGACCGAATACAACAATGAAGAATTTTATTATGTGTTCAGACTGTCAGAAAGAATATGAAGATCCTTCTAATCGCAGGCACCATGCTCAACCTATTTGCTGTCCTGAATGTGGACCTGACCTTTATTTACTTAGCCATACCGGAGAATTATTAGAGAGGAACAAAAAGGCTTTAGAAATTGCAGCAGAAAAACTGAAACAAGGGAAAATCGTTGCTGTAAAAGGAATAGGTGGGTATCACCTCGCATGTGATGCTTTTCAGGAAAGAGCTGTTTCTCAAATTCGACAAACAAAGAACAGGCCAGAGCGTCCATTAGCTGTAATGGCTAAATCGATCGAAACGGTAAAGAGGTTCTGTTATGTTTCCACAGAAGAGGAACAGGTTCTTACGAGCGCTGAAATGCCAATTGTTGTACTTAAGAGAATAAAAGATACACGAATGCCAGCAAATATTTCACCGGGTTTATCTACTCTCGGTATTATGCTTCCTTATTCTCCTCTGCATCATCTTTTATTTAAAGAATCTGGATTAGATTGTTTAGTAATGACAAGTGCTAATCTCTCAGGCATGCCTATTCTCTATAAAGATGACAATTTACACCAAATACAAGGGATGTGCGATTTCATATTATCGCATAATAGAAAAATTTATCTTCCTATAGATGATTCCGTCGTACGCTTAGACGGTCAACACTTTCAATTCTTAAGGAGAGCGAGAGGATATACTCCTGAATTGTTTCCGACGAGTAGAAATGTTGAAGGAATCATTGCATTAGGAGCAAATCAGAAAAATACATTCGCGATTGGAACAAACAAAACCGTAATAATGAGTCCGCATATTGGCGAACTAGACAACGAAGAAATGAACAATTTTTATGAAGAAAAGCTTACACATTTTAAAGATTGGTTTCAAATTGAAGAAAAATATATAGCAATAGATAAGCACCCTGCATTTGCGACTGCAGCTGTTGCCAGCCGTTTGAATAAAGAGATCATTCGGGTTCAGCACCACCACGCTCACCATGTTTCTTGTATGGAAGAAAACCACATTGATCAACCTTGTATAGGAATTATTTTAGATGGAACTGGATTTGGAGATGACAGTCATATATGGGGATTTGAATGTTTATATGGAAATGCCTATGTTGTGGAACGGTTAGGACATTTAAGTTATACACCTCTTCCGGGAGGAGAAAAGGCTATAAAGGAACCGTGGAGAAATGCGGTCGGAATGATTTTATACCATTGGCCGCATGAAGGGAAGTATCTAGCCAATCAGTTGTTTCCAGATAAAACAAAAGAAATAAACATCATTGAAAGTATGATAAAAAACGGATTAAACGTCCCATTAGCCGGTACTTGCGGCCGTTTATATGATGCGGTAAGTGCTATTTTGGGAATATGTTTGCATTCAACATATGAAGGTGAAGCGGCTATTAAACTATCGGACTATATGGAGGATATTGATGATGGGATTAATAGTGGCACTTATCCGTATAATCTTAAAAAAGAAGAAAGCCTTGTTGAAATCGATTTTACCATGGCGCTATATCAGATTATCCAAGAAAAATTGCAGAACGAGCCTAATGAAAAAATAATTACGAAGTTCCATAACACGATTATACGATGCTGCGTTGAGATGGTTCAAAGGTCAGTGAATGATAGACCTGAATTAAACAAATCAGTTGTACTATCGGGAGGTTCATTTCAGAACAACTATTTATTAAGAGAAATGAAAAGACTGTTGATGGAGAACGGGTTCAATGTATATACACATAAAAATGTACCGTGTCATGACGGAGGCATATCCTTCGGTCAGCTCGTAATTGCAGCCGCAAAAATAAACCAAAAGTCTACTTAA
- a CDS encoding HypC/HybG/HupF family hydrogenase formation chaperone — protein sequence MCLGVPAKVIRIEAEKALVDVMGSRMYVGIVFVPEVEINDFVLLHAGQAMTIIDEVYAKESIEEWRRVLDGNFKSTI from the coding sequence ATGTGTTTAGGCGTTCCTGCAAAAGTAATACGAATTGAAGCGGAGAAAGCTTTAGTGGATGTAATGGGTTCAAGAATGTATGTTGGCATTGTCTTTGTTCCTGAGGTGGAAATAAACGATTTTGTTCTTCTTCATGCAGGACAAGCAATGACGATCATTGATGAAGTGTACGCTAAAGAAAGTATCGAGGAATGGAGGCGAGTGTTAGATGGAAACTTTAAATCTACTATCTGA
- the hypD gene encoding hydrogenase formation protein HypD, whose product METLNLLSDPVYAKDSVDAVIHAANRFKEKYGRKAVLMEVCGSHTMAIAKSGIKTRLKDDVQLIAGPGCPVCVTDQESIDSMIQLSQESNRILCTFGDMMRVPGSKFSLMQAKTEGKDIRVVYSPLDTLKIAEQNPDKEVIFLGIGFETTIPILALTIQEAMTKRIKNFSIWMTTKLVEPVLRNLLESGQVKVDGFILPGQVSVVLGKNRFLYLAKDYKIPGVISGFEPVQLLRGIYRLLNLLIDEKAEIINDYTYAVKDEGNQIAQNLINDYLMPNDEGWRGIGIIPESGLDLKEQYARFDAKKKFNITIQKPKMTKCRCGEIIRGLISPEDCSLFNKGCSPINPIGPCMVSAEGTCAAHYQYMREE is encoded by the coding sequence ATGGAAACTTTAAATCTACTATCTGACCCAGTATATGCTAAAGATTCTGTTGATGCGGTCATTCACGCTGCAAACAGGTTTAAAGAGAAGTATGGAAGAAAGGCCGTTTTAATGGAAGTATGCGGATCACATACGATGGCCATTGCAAAATCAGGAATAAAAACAAGATTGAAAGATGATGTACAGCTAATTGCTGGACCGGGCTGTCCTGTGTGTGTAACTGATCAAGAATCCATTGACTCTATGATTCAATTATCACAAGAATCAAACAGAATACTTTGTACTTTCGGAGATATGATGCGTGTGCCTGGATCTAAATTTTCATTAATGCAAGCAAAGACAGAAGGAAAGGATATCCGGGTAGTTTACTCTCCGTTAGACACTTTGAAAATAGCGGAACAAAATCCTGATAAAGAAGTTATCTTTCTAGGGATTGGCTTTGAAACTACGATTCCTATTTTAGCACTAACCATACAAGAGGCAATGACGAAAAGAATAAAAAATTTCTCGATTTGGATGACCACTAAATTAGTAGAGCCCGTTTTAAGAAATCTTCTTGAATCTGGACAAGTAAAAGTAGATGGTTTTATTTTACCTGGACAGGTATCGGTTGTATTAGGTAAAAACAGATTTCTATACTTAGCAAAGGACTACAAAATTCCTGGTGTAATATCAGGATTTGAACCTGTTCAGCTGCTGAGAGGAATCTACAGATTGTTAAATCTTTTAATAGATGAAAAAGCAGAGATCATAAATGATTATACGTATGCTGTTAAGGATGAAGGAAATCAGATCGCCCAAAATTTAATCAATGATTATTTAATGCCTAACGATGAAGGCTGGCGAGGGATAGGAATCATTCCAGAAAGCGGATTAGATTTAAAAGAACAATATGCCAGGTTTGATGCAAAGAAGAAATTTAATATAACCATTCAAAAGCCTAAAATGACAAAATGCCGTTGCGGTGAAATTATTCGAGGCCTAATCTCTCCAGAAGATTGCAGTTTATTTAACAAAGGATGTTCTCCAATTAATCCAATAGGACCATGTATGGTCTCTGCAGAAGGCACATGTGCTGCCCATTATCAGTACATGAGGGAGGAATAA
- the hypE gene encoding hydrogenase expression/formation protein HypE, whose protein sequence is MAKRVSLAHGEGGELTHQLINDVFIKAFNHKEQTKFDSAFINITSERMAVTTDSYVVNPLFFPGGDIGKLAVTGTINDLAVSGAIPLGITAGFIIEEGFLISDLRKIVQSMAIEAEKSGVKIVAGDTKVVEKGSADGVFINTTGIGIMHRKDQLKPETIKTGDSIIISGTIGDHGIAILSARQELGLLTDVKSDCAVLTHMIRNLMDYSEGIRIMRDPTRGGLATSLVELSEDFGFTAEIDDSTIPIRDDVHGACDILGFDPLYLANEGKIVMIVDPSKEIEILNRLKEYEAGRDACVIGRIVECNDSKGKVLLKTPLGTTRRLHRLSGMLLPRIC, encoded by the coding sequence ATGGCTAAGCGGGTTAGTTTGGCTCACGGAGAAGGCGGAGAATTAACGCATCAATTGATTAATGATGTTTTTATAAAAGCCTTTAACCACAAAGAACAAACAAAATTCGATTCTGCATTTATAAATATCACTTCTGAAAGAATGGCTGTTACCACAGATAGCTATGTGGTTAATCCACTCTTTTTTCCTGGAGGGGACATAGGAAAACTGGCAGTTACCGGTACTATAAATGACTTAGCAGTTAGTGGCGCTATTCCATTAGGAATCACTGCAGGTTTTATTATAGAAGAAGGATTTTTAATTTCCGATTTAAGAAAAATTGTTCAAAGCATGGCGATTGAAGCTGAAAAGTCAGGTGTAAAGATTGTTGCAGGTGATACGAAGGTTGTAGAAAAGGGATCAGCTGACGGGGTATTTATAAATACAACAGGGATTGGAATCATGCATAGAAAAGATCAGCTTAAACCAGAAACCATAAAGACAGGGGATTCAATAATCATAAGCGGTACGATAGGAGATCATGGGATTGCGATACTAAGTGCTCGTCAAGAGCTTGGTCTACTGACGGATGTTAAAAGTGACTGTGCTGTGTTAACGCATATGATTCGAAACTTAATGGACTATTCAGAAGGGATACGAATTATGCGTGATCCAACACGTGGGGGTCTAGCTACTTCTCTAGTTGAATTAAGTGAGGATTTTGGCTTTACTGCAGAGATTGATGATAGTACGATTCCTATTCGAGATGATGTACATGGTGCATGTGATATTTTAGGGTTCGATCCTCTTTATCTTGCAAATGAAGGAAAGATAGTCATGATAGTTGATCCATCGAAGGAAATCGAAATCCTGAATCGGTTAAAAGAATATGAGGCTGGAAGAGATGCTTGTGTGATCGGTAGGATAGTTGAGTGCAATGATTCTAAAGGGAAAGTATTATTAAAAACACCTCTAGGAACTACAAGGCGTCTTCATCGGCTGTCAGGAATGCTTTTGCCGAGGATTTGTTGA
- a CDS encoding cytochrome b5 domain-containing protein produces the protein MKMQNIEMLRLQLNNLVTQARYDIYTLSSTNDLSMQNQILQRLWDSISSIHFLSELLANQAMNCTQQTLQPYTNHQQISSGSASSNPMNPQSTSRMFTLEELSKYDGKNGMPAYVAVNGIVYDVTNNKAWAAATHFGLLAGKDLTKEFSSCHAGQQSILATLPVVGRLRQ, from the coding sequence ATGAAGATGCAAAATATTGAAATGCTAAGACTGCAACTGAACAACCTTGTCACACAAGCTCGTTACGATATATATACTCTTTCTTCGACAAACGATTTATCTATGCAAAATCAAATATTACAACGGTTATGGGATTCCATATCAAGTATTCATTTTCTAAGTGAATTATTGGCCAATCAAGCTATGAACTGTACTCAACAAACACTCCAGCCTTATACGAACCACCAGCAGATATCTTCAGGTTCTGCTTCATCCAATCCAATGAATCCCCAATCCACTTCCCGTATGTTTACTCTTGAGGAATTATCTAAATATGATGGTAAAAACGGAATGCCTGCTTATGTAGCTGTAAATGGAATTGTTTACGATGTGACAAATAATAAAGCATGGGCGGCGGCAACTCACTTTGGGCTGCTTGCAGGAAAAGATCTTACTAAAGAATTCAGCTCCTGTCATGCCGGACAGCAATCTATTTTAGCAACACTGCCAGTCGTAGGGAGGCTAAGACAATGA
- a CDS encoding hydrogenase small subunit, producing MSQHVLPPEPMTNEAIASRLTNLAKKKIRDGLIKKKNLVYLELNGCSGNIISLLNGQNPDFEYTMNSMVNILYSNSLMASEGEQAIQRLMNALDEDYILAVEGAVALKNNGLYNIIGSWKGEPLTGLKAAKMLGEKASQILAVGACATHGGVSAAKPNLSESVGLQTILPEKKMIKLPGCPVQPDWFLGTLAHLLLYGEPETDNLGRPLMFYSTLIHDRCPRRPFFDRGIFAEKLGDKTCLFKLGCRGPVTRIDCPTRQWNGHVNWPIGANTPCIGCAQFGFPDAMAPFISYDTTRVVKNE from the coding sequence ATGAGTCAGCACGTATTACCACCAGAGCCTATGACGAATGAAGCGATAGCTTCAAGATTAACAAACTTAGCTAAGAAAAAGATCAGAGATGGTCTAATCAAAAAAAAGAATCTTGTTTATTTAGAACTGAATGGCTGTTCAGGGAACATTATCTCTTTATTGAACGGACAAAATCCAGACTTTGAGTACACAATGAATTCTATGGTGAATATCCTCTACAGTAATAGTTTAATGGCATCTGAAGGTGAACAGGCTATTCAAAGATTGATGAATGCACTGGATGAAGACTATATTCTTGCAGTTGAAGGAGCAGTTGCCTTAAAAAACAACGGATTGTACAACATTATTGGGAGCTGGAAAGGGGAACCGTTAACAGGGCTTAAGGCGGCTAAAATGCTCGGAGAAAAAGCTTCACAAATTTTAGCAGTCGGAGCTTGTGCAACACATGGCGGTGTATCTGCGGCCAAACCGAATTTATCTGAATCAGTGGGCTTGCAAACAATCTTGCCTGAAAAGAAAATGATTAAGCTGCCCGGCTGTCCTGTACAGCCAGACTGGTTTTTAGGTACATTGGCTCACCTTTTATTGTACGGAGAACCAGAGACGGATAACCTTGGGCGGCCATTGATGTTTTACAGTACGCTCATACACGACCGCTGTCCGAGAAGGCCATTCTTTGATAGAGGAATTTTCGCTGAAAAGTTAGGAGACAAAACTTGTTTGTTTAAACTTGGCTGCAGAGGACCCGTAACTAGGATTGATTGTCCGACCAGACAGTGGAATGGTCATGTGAACTGGCCGATAGGAGCTAACACACCGTGTATCGGATGTGCACAGTTCGGTTTTCCTGATGCCATGGCTCCTTTCATAAGTTACGATACGACAAGGGTGGTGAAGAATGAGTAA
- a CDS encoding nickel-dependent hydrogenase large subunit → MSKRVVINPLTRISGFMEIDVIIDQGRVVDAKTKGNLFRGFEQMLVGRSPFDAVYFTQRICGICSAAHSIASSAALEDALKIEPSEQGRYLRDIIHCCEFLQNHIRHFYQYTVPDYVKIDQNTLFQSDHTDYRLPRKINDRISKHYFDSLAISRSAHQMLAVLGGKAPHNHGVFIGGITTQATAEKVVHIDSILQQIMIFIEEKMLPDVYDIAHYYSDYYRLGGGYGNLLTYGAFYDYKDLGTLYVDPLVSSTAKVQVFDERKIQEKIDYSWYESSKTTYKPDQVMPDPDMNKKKGYSWVKAPRYDGLPYEVGPLARLILSGEYEMGISAMDRTIARALETKKIAEIMKRLLTEIVPNIDTQQKYELPENAEGRGLVDTTRGALGHWLKIQNKKLSFYQIITPSTWDFSTRDDQGNRGVAEEALIGTPIQNPEQPAEIGRILRSFDPCMSCATHVYTPGKQMKTIKVF, encoded by the coding sequence ATGAGTAAAAGAGTGGTAATCAACCCTTTAACACGAATAAGCGGTTTTATGGAGATCGATGTCATTATTGATCAAGGCAGAGTTGTTGATGCGAAAACAAAAGGGAATCTATTTAGAGGTTTTGAACAAATGCTAGTAGGCAGAAGTCCTTTTGACGCCGTATATTTTACACAGCGTATTTGTGGAATTTGCTCAGCTGCTCATTCAATAGCATCTTCTGCTGCGTTGGAAGATGCATTAAAGATCGAACCTAGTGAGCAAGGAAGGTATCTTCGTGATATTATTCATTGCTGCGAATTCCTTCAAAATCATATACGTCATTTTTATCAATACACAGTCCCAGATTACGTGAAGATAGATCAGAATACACTTTTTCAGTCAGATCATACAGATTATAGATTGCCACGGAAAATTAATGACAGAATATCTAAGCATTATTTTGATTCGCTCGCGATAAGCAGGTCAGCTCACCAGATGCTTGCTGTACTAGGCGGGAAAGCACCTCATAATCATGGTGTATTTATTGGAGGAATTACAACTCAGGCTACTGCTGAAAAAGTAGTGCATATTGATTCGATATTGCAGCAGATCATGATTTTTATAGAAGAAAAAATGTTACCTGATGTTTATGATATTGCTCACTATTATTCAGATTATTACCGTTTAGGCGGTGGGTATGGAAATCTGCTAACGTATGGAGCATTTTATGATTACAAAGATTTAGGAACTTTATATGTAGACCCACTTGTTTCGTCTACGGCTAAAGTGCAAGTTTTTGATGAGAGAAAAATTCAGGAAAAAATAGACTATTCATGGTATGAATCTTCAAAAACCACCTATAAACCAGACCAGGTTATGCCTGATCCTGATATGAATAAGAAGAAGGGATATTCCTGGGTTAAAGCACCTAGATATGATGGTTTGCCTTATGAAGTCGGTCCGTTAGCTCGTTTAATATTAAGTGGAGAGTATGAGATGGGAATATCCGCGATGGACCGGACAATTGCAAGAGCACTTGAAACAAAAAAGATTGCCGAAATTATGAAAAGATTATTAACAGAAATCGTTCCAAATATTGATACACAGCAAAAATATGAGCTGCCTGAAAATGCAGAGGGCAGAGGTTTAGTTGATACAACTAGAGGTGCATTAGGGCATTGGCTTAAAATACAAAACAAAAAACTTTCATTCTATCAGATTATTACCCCTTCTACTTGGGATTTTTCAACCCGTGATGATCAAGGAAACAGGGGAGTAGCTGAAGAAGCATTGATTGGAACCCCGATTCAGAACCCTGAACAACCGGCTGAGATAGGAAGAATTCTCAGATCATTCGATCCATGTATGTCATGTGCTACACATGTTTACACACCAGGAAAACAAATGAAAACAATTAAGGTGTTTTAA
- a CDS encoding hydrogenase maturation protease, with protein MEKILILGIGNQLMMDDGLGIYIVEELQKTFALQGVTYVSGESDIDFCIGQIEDATNVIIIDAAVSGTNPGQVSTYPIADLHQQQSLDISPHNIHLFQVLYQQRNRLRGYLIGIEPFEVKFHIGLSERMIYEWDYVIAEVKKILNNLIEDFKR; from the coding sequence ATGGAAAAGATACTTATTTTGGGCATAGGCAATCAACTAATGATGGATGATGGCTTAGGTATTTATATCGTTGAAGAGCTTCAAAAAACCTTTGCGTTACAAGGTGTGACATACGTTTCTGGTGAATCAGACATTGATTTTTGCATCGGGCAAATTGAAGATGCAACAAATGTCATTATTATTGATGCAGCAGTATCAGGAACCAATCCTGGACAAGTATCAACATACCCAATAGCTGATTTGCATCAACAGCAATCTTTGGATATTTCACCGCATAATATTCATTTATTTCAAGTCTTATATCAACAAAGAAATAGGTTAAGAGGGTACTTAATAGGAATTGAACCTTTTGAAGTGAAATTTCATATCGGACTTAGCGAACGAATGATTTACGAATGGGACTATGTAATAGCCGAAGTGAAAAAAATATTGAATAACTTAATTGAAGACTTTAAAAGATGA
- a CDS encoding YhgE/Pip domain-containing protein gives MNIGKLLSVEFAKLAANKAILFSIIAALLVPVVYGGILLSATWGPYDHLSNLPVAVVNNDKGAIAGDQAIHVGEDLVANMKKGKDLGWKFVDSTEAMKGLQKNDYYMAIIIPEDFSERVTTVLDPNPKKLELEYIQNEGLNFLASKVTETATQRMREKLADTITQKYVTNMFASLGEVSEGFGKAADGSSQLSDGTNQLHKGTNELAASVTSKQSDITKLANGTKELKSGTGLLLQSLNGKSGDIHKLAQGSEQLHGGLVTLSNGSSQLLDGLEKAEAGSEELKTGVVEKLVPGSRKVADGTGRLKDGSAKLAAGAERLVAGLEEYKKANPTVNIGPYYQQILDGANEISSGLNNLSTKSVALNEGAVSVADGIAYKVAPGTVALNDGLNQLVAGQTKLHQGAGKLEAGAKQISDGNAAVDKGWNELISGVTRLDSGAAKISDGNSKVDEGWRKLSQGAAKLNDGAGKLNEGSKKLTSGLKSGAKKTGNLNTENDNINMFSSPVKLKSKKVNEYEHYRDSTAPYVITLGLFVGILIMSLFINFKRPHAISSFSWFLVKFIHLVSLAIVQTILLLILVLFVLKVNVSNPGGLILFSLIVSITFSSIVLFLAALGGNAGRFIALGLVIMQLSITGANLPVEMLPENLRNISEYLPFTYSIAGFKSVITLNDFDAAVYNITIVLTFFTTFTGLAFVVFNFKKDRVKDSNREVTA, from the coding sequence ATGAATATAGGAAAGTTGCTTTCTGTTGAATTTGCAAAACTAGCTGCTAATAAAGCTATATTATTTTCTATTATTGCAGCATTGCTCGTTCCGGTCGTTTATGGCGGCATTCTTTTATCTGCAACTTGGGGACCTTATGATCATCTCTCTAACTTGCCCGTTGCCGTTGTTAATAATGACAAAGGTGCCATAGCAGGCGATCAAGCCATTCATGTGGGCGAGGATCTAGTTGCCAATATGAAAAAAGGGAAAGATTTAGGTTGGAAATTTGTAGATTCAACCGAAGCTATGAAAGGACTTCAGAAAAATGACTATTATATGGCCATTATTATCCCAGAAGATTTTTCTGAAAGGGTAACAACAGTATTAGATCCTAATCCTAAAAAGCTCGAGTTAGAGTATATTCAAAATGAAGGGCTGAACTTTTTAGCTTCAAAAGTGACAGAAACAGCTACCCAAAGAATGCGTGAAAAATTAGCTGATACGATTACTCAAAAATACGTAACAAACATGTTTGCCAGTTTAGGAGAAGTCTCAGAAGGTTTTGGGAAAGCGGCGGACGGATCTTCACAGCTTTCGGATGGAACAAACCAGTTGCATAAGGGCACAAACGAGTTAGCAGCATCTGTAACTTCTAAACAATCTGATATTACAAAGCTTGCGAATGGAACAAAAGAGCTTAAAAGCGGGACAGGACTCTTACTTCAGAGTTTGAATGGAAAATCAGGTGATATTCATAAATTAGCTCAAGGCTCAGAGCAGCTTCATGGAGGATTAGTTACCTTATCAAATGGTTCTTCCCAACTTTTAGATGGTTTAGAAAAAGCTGAAGCAGGAAGTGAGGAACTGAAGACGGGTGTTGTCGAGAAATTGGTACCAGGAAGCAGAAAAGTCGCAGATGGTACAGGCCGCCTTAAAGATGGATCTGCAAAACTGGCAGCTGGTGCAGAACGGTTAGTTGCAGGGTTAGAAGAATATAAAAAAGCTAATCCAACCGTTAATATTGGACCTTATTATCAACAAATCCTAGATGGAGCGAATGAAATTTCAAGTGGATTAAATAATTTATCAACCAAATCAGTAGCTTTAAATGAAGGAGCGGTGTCGGTCGCGGATGGTATCGCTTACAAAGTAGCGCCTGGTACAGTGGCTTTAAATGATGGACTGAACCAGCTGGTAGCAGGACAAACCAAACTCCATCAAGGAGCGGGGAAGCTTGAGGCAGGCGCCAAACAGATTTCAGATGGCAACGCTGCGGTTGATAAAGGTTGGAATGAACTAATATCAGGTGTTACAAGATTAGATTCTGGAGCAGCAAAGATCTCAGATGGAAACAGCAAAGTGGATGAAGGGTGGCGAAAACTATCACAAGGGGCAGCTAAGTTAAATGACGGTGCAGGTAAATTGAATGAAGGAAGTAAAAAACTTACTTCTGGTCTGAAGTCAGGTGCTAAGAAAACGGGAAATTTGAACACAGAGAACGATAATATTAATATGTTTTCATCACCAGTGAAGCTAAAAAGTAAAAAAGTGAATGAATACGAACACTATCGAGATTCAACGGCTCCATACGTCATTACACTTGGATTATTTGTTGGGATTTTAATCATGTCACTGTTCATTAACTTTAAAAGACCACACGCCATTTCAAGTTTCAGCTGGTTTCTAGTCAAGTTTATTCATTTAGTATCATTGGCTATTGTTCAAACGATACTATTGCTGATCTTAGTGTTATTTGTTTTAAAAGTGAACGTGAGTAATCCCGGCGGCTTAATTTTATTTTCACTGATTGTCAGCATTACTTTTTCTTCAATTGTATTATTTTTAGCTGCACTCGGTGGAAATGCCGGTCGATTTATCGCATTAGGTTTGGTCATCATGCAGCTCTCTATAACAGGTGCTAACCTGCCTGTTGAAATGCTGCCTGAAAACTTAAGAAATATAAGCGAATACTTGCCTTTTACTTATTCAATCGCAGGGTTTAAGTCAGTTATTACGTTAAATGATTTTGATGCTGCCGTGTACAATATAACGATAGTACTGACGTTCTTTACTACTTTTACAGGATTAGCTTTTGTTGTATTTAACTTTAAAAAGGATAGAGTAAAAGATTCTAACAGGGAAGTGACTGCATAA